A genomic window from Pirellulales bacterium includes:
- a CDS encoding aspartate aminotransferase family protein: MATAGTSVREETIEQFRKYVVPNYARFPVVLVRGEGSHVWDSDGNRYLDFFPGWGCNLLGHCPEPVVRAVQQQVATLIHVPNTWYTEAQGQWAQALAERSFGGQAFFCNSGAEANEAAIKLARLHTPKERYKIITFRGGFHGRTLAATSATAQPKYHEGIGPLMAGFMYAPFGDLEAVRRLIDKETTAIMVEPVQGEGGVQIAPEGFLAGLRQLATDNGLLLIFDEVQTGCGRTGQWFAYQHFGVTPDIMTLAKALCGGIAGGALLTTAEIAPSLRPGMHAATFGGNPIAARAGIAAIEMIEQENLLEHARQLGEVFGARLESLRGKCDVIRDVRVLGVMIGIELAVEGAPVVKACMERRLLINCTQGTVLRLLPAMNLSIEQAHEGCDILAEVLQQVSSGK, translated from the coding sequence ATGGCTACCGCCGGCACATCGGTTCGTGAAGAAACGATTGAGCAGTTTCGGAAGTACGTAGTCCCTAATTACGCGCGGTTCCCTGTCGTGCTGGTGCGCGGCGAGGGGTCGCACGTCTGGGATAGCGACGGCAATCGCTACCTCGATTTCTTTCCCGGCTGGGGCTGCAATTTGCTAGGGCATTGCCCCGAGCCGGTCGTGCGGGCCGTGCAGCAGCAAGTGGCCACGCTGATCCACGTGCCGAACACGTGGTACACCGAGGCCCAGGGGCAATGGGCGCAGGCGCTGGCCGAGCGGAGCTTTGGCGGGCAGGCGTTCTTCTGCAACTCCGGAGCCGAAGCGAACGAAGCGGCCATCAAGCTCGCTCGTTTGCACACGCCGAAGGAACGCTACAAGATCATCACCTTTCGCGGAGGCTTTCACGGGCGGACGCTCGCCGCCACTTCCGCCACCGCCCAGCCGAAATACCACGAAGGAATCGGCCCGCTGATGGCCGGATTCATGTATGCTCCGTTTGGCGATCTCGAAGCCGTCCGCCGGTTGATCGACAAGGAAACAACCGCGATCATGGTCGAGCCGGTGCAAGGTGAGGGAGGCGTGCAAATCGCGCCGGAAGGCTTTTTGGCCGGGCTGCGGCAACTGGCGACCGACAATGGCCTGCTGCTGATCTTCGACGAGGTGCAGACCGGCTGCGGCCGGACGGGGCAATGGTTTGCCTATCAGCATTTCGGCGTGACACCCGATATCATGACGCTCGCCAAAGCGCTCTGCGGCGGCATCGCCGGGGGCGCGCTGCTCACGACAGCCGAAATCGCTCCCAGCCTCCGCCCGGGAATGCACGCGGCCACCTTCGGCGGCAATCCGATCGCGGCTCGGGCCGGCATCGCGGCGATCGAGATGATTGAGCAGGAGAATCTGCTCGAACATGCTCGGCAGCTTGGCGAAGTATTCGGCGCGCGGCTCGAATCGCTCCGCGGGAAGTGCGATGTCATCCGCGACGTGCGCGTGTTGGGAGTGATGATCGGCATCGAGCTGGCCGTCGAAGGGGCGCCGGTCGTGAAGGCCTGCATGGAGCGCCGGCTGTTGATCAACTGTACGCAAGGGACGGTGCTGCGGCTGTTGCCCGCGATGAACCTTTCCATCGAGCAAGCCCACGAGGGTTGTGACATCCTCGCCGAAGTTCTTCAGCAAGTGTCGAGTGGGAAGTAA
- the argB gene encoding acetylglutamate kinase translates to MPETTQKKAIQKADVLIEALGWIRRFRDKVTVIKLGGSVMENETALQHLLLDVVFMETVGMRVVVVHGGGAKISRAMDAAGLQPRFIQGRRYTDDATRDIVEQVLAYETNETIAARIEEFNGRAMPLNFRSTNVLFGERIQLEDPEGRRIDLGHVGRVTRVDRTTIDNLCYAGTVPVIPSMCLSADGEKLNVNADTAATAVAQALGAEKLVFLSDVNGVRRKKDEPETLIDSLTASQARELIRGGAIESGMIPKVEAMLETLDKGVRKIHIIDGRLRHSLMLEIFTTQGVGTEMVRDS, encoded by the coding sequence TTGCCGGAAACGACCCAAAAAAAGGCCATTCAAAAGGCCGACGTGCTGATCGAGGCCCTGGGCTGGATCCGCCGCTTCCGCGACAAGGTCACCGTGATCAAGCTCGGCGGCAGCGTCATGGAAAACGAAACCGCCCTGCAACATCTCCTCCTCGACGTGGTGTTCATGGAGACGGTGGGGATGCGCGTGGTCGTAGTCCATGGCGGCGGGGCAAAGATCAGCCGTGCGATGGATGCTGCCGGGTTGCAGCCCCGGTTCATTCAAGGGCGGCGATACACCGACGACGCCACCCGCGACATCGTCGAGCAGGTGCTGGCCTATGAGACTAACGAAACGATCGCCGCGCGCATCGAGGAGTTCAACGGCCGGGCGATGCCGCTCAATTTTCGCTCGACGAACGTCCTATTCGGCGAGCGGATTCAGCTTGAGGATCCCGAGGGGCGGCGGATCGATCTGGGGCACGTTGGCCGCGTGACCCGCGTAGACCGCACGACAATCGACAATTTGTGTTACGCTGGAACGGTGCCTGTGATTCCGTCGATGTGCCTTAGCGCCGACGGCGAGAAGCTGAATGTCAATGCCGACACGGCCGCTACGGCGGTCGCCCAGGCGCTCGGTGCCGAAAAGCTCGTCTTTCTGAGCGACGTGAACGGAGTGCGGCGAAAAAAGGATGAACCCGAAACGCTGATCGATTCACTTACAGCTTCTCAGGCTCGCGAACTGATCCGCGGCGGGGCGATCGAGTCGGGGATGATTCCAAAGGTCGAGGCGATGCTCGAAACGCTGGACAAAGGCGTCCGCAAGATTCACATCATCGACGGCCGCCTCCGGCACTCTTTGATGCTGGAGATCTTCACGACCCAAGGCGTGGGGACCGAAATGGTTAGAGACAGTTGA